The DNA sequence TCTTTTAAGAATCTTCATTGGGGAATCCGATAGGTATGAAGGCAGACCATTATATAAGTATCTTGTTGAGATGTTTAGACAAGAGGGTTTATCGGGTGCTACTGTTTTAAGAGGTATAGAGGGCTATGGAAAAACAAGCAAGATGCAAACTATGTCGATTCTGAGATTATCGACCGATTTACCAATAATTATAGAAGTTGTAGATCTTCAAGAAAGAATTGAGAAAATAAAACCTAAACTAGACACTATTATCCAACAGGGATTGATTACACAAGAGAAAGTAAAAATAATTATGTACGAAGGTACATCAAAAGATATACAATAATATTTCAAAAGATTTAAAACCTAAATTATTAATCTTCTTAATATTGACATATAAAACTATTATTATAACTTTGGAGGCTAAGGAGTGGTAAGGAAAAAAAAGGTTCCTGTATCCTTCTGGGAAGAACAACTAATAAAAGAAAAACAGGACAATAAAGACCCCGAGAAAGTAAAGTTCATACGGAATGTACTTATCTCAGAATATACTACTCTTTATGAGAAATTTTTAGATAAAGGAAATTATAAAAAAACAAACGAGATTAACGATAAAATTCATGAACTAAAAAAAGAAATTGATGTAAGTTCAAAAGAAGAAGTGGTATGGCTATTTGAAAAAAAAGCTCTCGACTATCTACAAAGTTCTTCATATGATGAGGCAATTTCTTATTTTAAAATAGCATTAGAAAAAGCATTGAACATATCCACTATTAAACCTGAAGAAATAAAGAATATTAAAGAAAGTTTGAAAAGGGCTCAGTTTGAAAAGGCAAATTTGTATCTAAATCAAAATAAATTTGATGATGCCATAAATACATTTAAAAAAATCTTAGATTTTTGTGTAGAAAACAGCAGCAAAAAATCTGATGAAACTAAAGAAGCCTTAAACAATCTAATAATGTGTTATAATCAGAAGGGGGAATATTTTGCTAAAAGAGATAGATTTGAAGATGCAATCAACACTATAGATAAAGCTATAGAGATAACTAATGACTTGGGCATTGAATCTGAAATAACAGAGTCGGCAAGAAAAAATATAGTTAAAATACAAACTTTATTTGCTTTTAATCAGATTGATAAAGAACTTTATGATTCAGCGATATCCCATCTTAAGAAAATCTTAGATATGTCATTGCAA is a window from the Methanofastidiosum sp. genome containing:
- a CDS encoding DUF190 domain-containing protein gives rise to the protein MKKESEAILLRIFIGESDRYEGRPLYKYLVEMFRQEGLSGATVLRGIEGYGKTSKMQTMSILRLSTDLPIIIEVVDLQERIEKIKPKLDTIIQQGLITQEKVKIIMYEGTSKDIQ